In Pyramidobacter piscolens W5455, one genomic interval encodes:
- a CDS encoding FadR/GntR family transcriptional regulator has protein sequence MACLREFEKVIDYIIGEIREGRAVVGSEIPSERQISAELCISRNSVREGVRALENMGVVESRHGSGNYISGSISGSVKRALDVMLLLRKIDMKEISDYRKSTELAVFDLAFGNPDKNNQLRKISEILDDFMKQPLEERIRRDNEFHYALVKMADNQILSIVMSSISEVYSRWVRQVLESMPEKGMRQLHEAHTKLFESFIHNDKAAGIAAIDEHYFTISLMAGRIGKKDAGNGV, from the coding sequence ATGGCCTGTCTGCGAGAGTTCGAAAAAGTCATAGACTACATCATCGGCGAGATCCGCGAAGGCAGGGCAGTCGTCGGGAGCGAGATCCCCTCGGAGCGGCAGATCTCGGCGGAGCTCTGCATCAGTCGGAACTCCGTGCGCGAAGGCGTACGCGCTCTCGAGAACATGGGCGTCGTCGAAAGCCGCCATGGTTCGGGAAATTACATTTCTGGCAGCATTTCCGGCAGCGTCAAGCGTGCTCTCGACGTGATGCTCCTGCTGCGGAAGATCGACATGAAAGAGATTTCGGACTACCGCAAGAGCACGGAATTGGCCGTTTTCGATCTGGCTTTCGGCAACCCCGACAAAAACAACCAGCTGCGCAAGATCTCCGAAATACTGGACGACTTTATGAAACAGCCGCTGGAAGAGCGGATCCGGAGGGACAACGAGTTCCATTACGCTCTGGTAAAAATGGCGGATAACCAGATCCTTTCGATCGTCATGAGCAGCATTTCCGAGGTGTACTCGCGGTGGGTGCGGCAGGTGCTGGAGTCGATGCCCGAAAAGGGCATGCGGCAGCTGCACGAAGCTCATACGAAACTCTTCGAAAGCTTCATCCATAACGACAAAGCGGCAGGCATCGCAGCGATCGACGAGCATTATTTTACGATCAGCCTGATGGCCGGCCGGATCGGCAAAAAAGACGCAGGAAACGGCGTGTGA